In Comamonadaceae bacterium OS-1, a single window of DNA contains:
- the pknD_3 gene encoding serine/threonine-protein kinase PknD: MTHALRVTLGQHSRAGHKGLNQDFHGAMLPLEPLRSSKGIVVAQADGIGSSAVSQEASAAAVRGFLDDYYATSDAWSVRRSAQRVLGATNAWLHAQTMRSHARFDKDSGYVCTFSALVLKGREVHLLHVGDSRIYRLHPQSLEQLTEDHRVHLSSVESYLGRALGVGPNVEIDYRCLSAEVGEIYLLATDGAYLHFDAAAVHAALALCPDDFDAAASALVSTAQARGADDDMTVQLLRIDALPAADPLHLQAQREGLAVPPPLSPRMQFEGYTVVRSLHASARSHVFLAVDDATGQQVVLKTPSVDLREDPAYLDGFLLEEWVARRLHSPHVLKAFATDRPRHHVFVAMEFVDGQTLTQWMTDHPRPDLDTVRSIVAQVAKGLQAFHGKEMLHQDLRPENLMVDRTGTVKIIDFASTHVAGLTEGTPRARADAIVGTLQYTAPEYFTGGGGSAQSELFSLAVLAYQMLTAQLPYGLQVTQVQSPADLKRLRYVPARHLRPELPDWLDGVLHKALHPHPAKRQEALSEFVHDLHAPGPPFLRQRAPPLVERNPVVFWQGVAVVLAIAVLVLLGLR, from the coding sequence ATGACCCACGCCCTGCGTGTCACGCTGGGCCAGCACTCGCGGGCCGGGCATAAAGGCCTCAACCAGGACTTCCATGGTGCCATGCTGCCGCTGGAGCCCCTGCGCAGCAGCAAGGGCATTGTGGTGGCGCAGGCCGATGGCATTGGCTCCAGCGCCGTCAGCCAGGAGGCCAGCGCGGCGGCGGTGCGCGGTTTTCTGGACGACTACTACGCCACCTCGGACGCCTGGTCGGTGCGCCGCTCGGCGCAGCGGGTGCTGGGTGCTACCAACGCCTGGCTGCACGCGCAAACCATGCGCAGCCATGCGCGGTTTGACAAAGACAGCGGTTATGTCTGCACCTTCAGCGCCCTGGTGCTGAAGGGGCGCGAGGTGCACCTGCTGCATGTGGGCGACTCGCGCATCTACCGCCTGCACCCGCAGTCGCTGGAGCAACTCACCGAGGACCACCGCGTCCATCTGTCCAGTGTCGAGTCCTATCTGGGCCGTGCGCTGGGCGTGGGCCCGAATGTAGAGATCGACTACCGCTGCCTCAGCGCCGAAGTGGGCGAGATCTACCTGCTGGCCACCGACGGTGCCTACCTGCACTTCGATGCCGCCGCCGTGCATGCCGCCCTGGCGCTGTGCCCGGATGACTTTGACGCGGCCGCCAGCGCGCTGGTCAGCACCGCCCAGGCACGCGGTGCCGACGACGACATGACGGTGCAGCTGCTGCGCATCGACGCGCTGCCTGCCGCCGACCCGCTGCACCTGCAGGCCCAGCGCGAGGGGCTGGCCGTGCCGCCCCCGCTGTCGCCGCGCATGCAGTTTGAGGGCTATACCGTGGTGCGTAGCCTGCATGCCAGTGCGCGCAGCCATGTGTTTCTTGCGGTGGACGATGCCACCGGCCAGCAGGTGGTGCTGAAGACCCCGTCGGTGGATTTGCGCGAAGACCCGGCCTACCTGGATGGTTTTTTGCTGGAGGAGTGGGTGGCGCGCCGCCTGCACAGCCCGCACGTGCTCAAAGCCTTTGCCACCGACCGGCCCCGCCACCACGTCTTCGTGGCGATGGAGTTTGTCGACGGCCAGACTCTGACCCAGTGGATGACCGACCACCCCCGCCCCGACCTGGACACCGTGCGCAGCATCGTGGCCCAGGTGGCCAAGGGACTGCAGGCCTTCCATGGCAAGGAAATGCTGCACCAGGACCTGCGGCCCGAGAACCTGATGGTCGACCGCACCGGCACGGTGAAGATCATCGACTTCGCCTCCACCCACGTGGCCGGCCTCACCGAAGGCACGCCGCGCGCCCGTGCGGATGCCATCGTCGGCACGCTGCAGTACACCGCACCCGAATACTTTACGGGCGGCGGCGGCAGTGCGCAGTCTGAATTGTTCTCGCTGGCCGTGCTGGCCTACCAGATGCTCACGGCACAGCTGCCGTACGGCCTGCAGGTCACCCAGGTGCAGTCGCCCGCCGACCTGAAGCGGCTGCGCTATGTGCCGGCACGCCACCTGCGCCCCGAACTGCCCGACTGGCTGGACGGCGTGCTGCACAAGGCCCTGCACCCGCACCCGGCCAAGCGGCAGGAGGCGCTGTCGGAGTTTGTGCACGACCTGCACGCCCCCGGCCCCCCGTTTCTGCGCCAGCGCGCCCCGCCGCTGGTGGAGCGCAATCCGGTGGTTTTTTGGCAGGGGGTGGCGGTGGTGCTGGCGATTGCGGTGCTGGTGCTGCTGGGCCTGCGCTAG
- the focA gene encoding putative formate transporter 1, producing MAYLAPAEFVTKMVDAGESKLLMSTRDTLIRSYMAGAILALAAAFAVSVTVNTGNPLVGAMLFPVGFIMLYLMGFDLLTGVFTLAPLAVLDKRPGATWAGVLRNWGLVFTGNFAGALTVAVFMAIIFTFGFSEAPNAIGEKLGHIGEGRTLGYSAHGAAGMLTLFVRAVMCNWMVSTGVVAAMMSTTVSGKAIGMWMPVMIFFYMGFEHSIVNMFLFPTGLMLGGKFTLMDYIIWNEIPTVLGNLVGGLTFVGLTLYSTHYKTAPKRLVG from the coding sequence ATGGCCTACCTCGCCCCCGCCGAATTCGTGACCAAGATGGTCGATGCCGGTGAATCCAAGCTGCTGATGTCCACCCGCGACACGCTGATCCGCTCCTACATGGCCGGTGCCATCCTGGCCCTGGCCGCGGCGTTTGCCGTGAGCGTGACCGTCAACACCGGCAACCCGCTGGTCGGCGCGATGCTGTTCCCCGTGGGTTTCATCATGCTGTACCTGATGGGTTTTGACCTGCTGACCGGCGTGTTCACGCTGGCACCGCTGGCCGTGCTCGACAAGCGCCCGGGGGCTACCTGGGCCGGTGTGCTGCGCAACTGGGGGCTGGTGTTTACAGGCAATTTTGCCGGTGCGCTGACGGTGGCCGTGTTCATGGCCATCATCTTCACCTTTGGTTTCAGCGAAGCGCCCAACGCCATTGGCGAAAAGCTGGGCCATATCGGCGAAGGCCGCACCCTGGGCTACTCGGCCCACGGTGCTGCCGGCATGCTGACGCTGTTTGTGCGCGCCGTGATGTGCAACTGGATGGTGTCCACCGGCGTGGTGGCGGCCATGATGTCCACCACCGTTTCGGGCAAGGCCATCGGCATGTGGATGCCCGTGATGATCTTTTTCTACATGGGTTTCGAGCACAGCATCGTCAACATGTTTTTGTTCCCCACCGGCCTGATGCTGGGCGGCAAGTTCACCCTGATGGACTACATCATCTGGAACGAAATCCCCACCGTGCTGGGCAATCTGGTAGGTGGTTTGACTTTCGTCGGCCTGACCCTGTATTCGACGCACTACAAAACCGCCCCCAAGCGCTTGGTGGGCTGA